One genomic segment of Amycolatopsis sp. Hca4 includes these proteins:
- the dxs gene encoding 1-deoxy-D-xylulose-5-phosphate synthase — translation MTMLESVGGPADLKRMSVEDLGELAAEIRDFLVDKVRRAGGHLGPNLGVVELTLALHRVFDSPRDAIVWDVGHQAYVHKLVTGRAAGFDLLRQTGGVTGYPSRAESEHDWVESSHASSGLSYVDGLAKAFELAGGGRHAIAVVGDGALTGGMCWEALNNIAAHRERPVVIVINDNGRSYSPTIGGLADHLAALRLQPGYERLLDGGREILKHTPVVGKPIYAALHAAKAGLKDALSPQAMFSDLGLKYLGPVDGHDQVALEKALHSAKAFGGAVIVHVVTEKGHGYAPAVNNQHDQMHQTDPIDPETGLPPVKGPSWTGVFGSELAAIGVEREDVVAITAAMLRSTGLDKFAEAFPDRWYDVGIAEQHAVTSAAGLAMGGLHPVVAIYSTFLNRAFDQVLMDVALHRLPVTLVLDRAGITGPDGPSHHGMWDLSLLGMVPGMRVAAPRDPATLREELREAVAVSDGPTALRFSKGKVGTDVAAVERVGTVDVLRRPAEGADVLLVTVGAFATLGLAAADRLADQGIGVTVVDPRWVLPVPAELVALASQHKLVVTVEDSGRHGGFGSALAGLFRDAECDVPLRDLAVPQAFHDHGSRDEVLGRIGLTAQDVARRVTEWASGRLGTAEEPAAKNADR, via the coding sequence AAGCGCATGAGTGTCGAGGACCTCGGCGAACTGGCCGCGGAGATCCGGGACTTCCTCGTCGACAAGGTGCGCCGGGCGGGTGGCCACCTGGGGCCGAACCTCGGCGTCGTCGAGCTGACCCTGGCGCTGCACCGCGTGTTCGACTCGCCGCGCGACGCGATCGTGTGGGACGTCGGTCACCAGGCGTACGTGCACAAGCTCGTCACCGGCCGCGCGGCCGGGTTCGACCTGCTCCGCCAGACCGGCGGGGTCACCGGTTACCCCTCGCGCGCGGAGAGTGAGCACGACTGGGTGGAGAGCAGCCACGCGTCCTCCGGTCTGTCCTATGTGGACGGCCTGGCGAAGGCGTTCGAGCTGGCCGGCGGCGGGCGGCACGCGATCGCGGTCGTCGGCGACGGCGCGCTCACCGGCGGCATGTGCTGGGAGGCGCTCAACAACATCGCCGCCCACCGCGAGCGCCCGGTCGTCATCGTGATCAACGACAACGGCCGCTCGTACTCGCCGACCATCGGCGGCCTGGCCGACCACCTCGCGGCGCTGCGCCTGCAGCCCGGCTACGAGCGGCTCCTCGACGGCGGCCGCGAGATCCTCAAGCACACCCCGGTCGTAGGCAAGCCGATCTACGCCGCCCTGCACGCGGCGAAGGCCGGGCTGAAGGACGCGCTCAGCCCGCAGGCGATGTTCTCCGACCTGGGCCTGAAGTACCTCGGTCCGGTCGACGGCCACGACCAGGTGGCCCTGGAGAAGGCGCTGCACAGCGCGAAGGCCTTCGGCGGTGCCGTCATCGTGCACGTGGTCACCGAGAAGGGGCACGGCTACGCGCCCGCGGTGAACAACCAGCACGACCAGATGCACCAGACCGATCCGATCGACCCGGAGACCGGGCTGCCGCCGGTCAAGGGGCCGAGCTGGACGGGCGTGTTCGGCTCCGAGCTGGCGGCCATCGGCGTCGAGCGCGAGGACGTCGTCGCGATCACCGCGGCGATGCTGCGGTCGACCGGGCTGGACAAGTTCGCCGAGGCGTTCCCGGACCGGTGGTACGACGTCGGGATCGCCGAGCAGCACGCGGTCACTTCGGCGGCCGGGCTGGCCATGGGCGGGTTGCACCCGGTCGTGGCGATCTACTCGACGTTCCTCAACCGGGCGTTCGACCAGGTCCTGATGGATGTGGCCCTGCACCGGCTGCCGGTGACGCTGGTGCTCGACCGGGCCGGGATCACCGGGCCTGATGGGCCTTCTCACCACGGTATGTGGGACCTGTCCCTGCTCGGGATGGTTCCCGGGATGCGGGTGGCTGCTCCTCGGGATCCGGCGACTCTGCGTGAAGAGCTTCGTGAGGCTGTGGCCGTTTCCGATGGGCCTACTGCTCTGCGGTTCTCCAAGGGGAAGGTCGGGACCGATGTTGCCGCCGTCGAGCGGGTCGGGACCGTTGATGTGCTCCGGCGGCCGGCCGAGGGGGCCGATGTTCTGCTGGTGACCGTCGGTGCTTTCGCGACGCTGGGGCTTGCCGCCGCTGATCGGCTTGCCGATCAGGGGATCGGGGTTACCGTGGTGGATCCGCGGTGGGTTCTTCCGGTTCCTGCCGAGCTTGTTGCGCTGGCCTCTCAGCACAAGTTGGTGGTCACTGTCGAGGATAGCGGTCGTCACGGTGGGTTCGGGTCTGCCTTGGCCGGCCTGTTCCGGGATGCCGAGTGTGATGTTCCGTTGCGGGATCTGGCTGTTCCTCAGGCTTTCCATGATCATGGGAGCCGGGATGAGGTTCTGGGGCGGATCGGGTTGACTGCTCAGGATGTTGCTCGGCGGGTTACCGAGTGGGCCTCTGGGCGGTTGGGTACTGCTGAGGAGCCTGCCGCGAAGAACGCTGATCGGTAG
- a CDS encoding cytosine permease produces MSEKITKVEQHGIAPIPPEDQTSRPRDLFRMAFGGANTFATIILGTLPIAYGLSFRDAVLATALGVVVGGLVLAPMALFGPRTRTNNAVSSGAHFGVVGRCVGSFLSLLTAITFFAISVWVSGDAVAGAAQRLFGFDGGALLRGIAYGVIAIATLVVCIYGYRFMLLVNRIAVVLGTAIMLLGIVAYGGTFDPGYPGTGAYALGTFWPTFTLAALTALANPISFGAFLGDWARYIPASFSKRSLLTAPFLAQVATLLPFGFGIATATLVANPADYITGLTAISPLWYAIPLIVVALIGGLSTGTTSLYGTGLDFSSIFPKLSRVQATLLIGTLSVAFIFVGNFVLDMVSSINAFATLIVLCTSPWMVIMMIGFVQRRGWYDVADLQVFNEGRKGGRYWFAKGVNWRATAAWLPATTLGLLCANTPMITGPLKDIAGGVDISLLATLLTAAITYPLLVKLFPEPPQVFPPTRNPQTELVGHPVA; encoded by the coding sequence ATGAGCGAGAAGATCACCAAGGTCGAGCAGCACGGCATCGCCCCGATCCCGCCGGAGGACCAGACGTCCCGCCCCCGCGACCTGTTCCGCATGGCGTTCGGCGGCGCGAACACGTTCGCGACGATCATCCTGGGCACCCTCCCGATCGCGTACGGCTTGAGCTTCCGCGACGCGGTACTGGCAACGGCCCTCGGAGTGGTGGTGGGCGGCCTGGTCCTGGCCCCGATGGCGTTGTTCGGCCCGAGAACCCGCACGAACAACGCGGTGTCATCGGGTGCGCACTTCGGCGTGGTCGGCAGGTGCGTCGGCTCGTTCCTGTCCCTGCTGACGGCCATAACGTTCTTCGCGATCTCGGTGTGGGTGAGCGGCGACGCGGTGGCGGGGGCAGCCCAGCGCCTGTTCGGTTTCGACGGAGGAGCGCTCCTGCGCGGCATCGCCTACGGCGTGATCGCGATCGCCACGCTGGTGGTGTGCATCTACGGCTACCGGTTCATGCTGCTGGTCAACCGCATCGCGGTGGTCCTGGGCACGGCGATCATGCTCCTGGGCATCGTGGCCTACGGCGGAACGTTCGACCCGGGCTACCCGGGAACGGGAGCGTACGCACTGGGAACGTTCTGGCCGACGTTCACGTTGGCGGCCTTGACGGCCCTGGCGAACCCGATCTCGTTCGGAGCCTTCCTCGGCGACTGGGCCCGCTACATCCCGGCGTCGTTCAGCAAACGCTCGTTGCTGACGGCGCCGTTCCTGGCCCAGGTGGCCACGCTGCTCCCGTTCGGTTTCGGCATCGCCACGGCAACCCTGGTGGCAAACCCGGCCGACTACATCACGGGCCTGACGGCGATTTCCCCGTTGTGGTACGCGATCCCCCTGATCGTGGTGGCCTTGATCGGCGGCCTGTCGACCGGAACGACATCGCTGTACGGAACGGGCTTGGACTTCAGCTCGATCTTCCCGAAGCTCTCCCGCGTCCAGGCAACGCTGCTGATCGGGACGTTGAGCGTGGCCTTCATCTTCGTGGGCAATTTCGTACTGGACATGGTGTCGAGCATCAACGCGTTCGCAACGTTGATCGTCCTGTGCACCAGCCCCTGGATGGTGATCATGATGATCGGCTTCGTGCAGAGAAGAGGCTGGTACGACGTAGCGGACCTGCAGGTGTTCAACGAGGGCCGCAAGGGCGGCCGCTATTGGTTCGCAAAGGGGGTGAACTGGCGAGCAACGGCAGCATGGCTCCCGGCAACAACACTGGGCCTGTTGTGCGCAAACACACCGATGATCACCGGCCCCCTGAAAGACATCGCAGGAGGCGTGGACATCAGCCTCTTGGCAACCTTGCTGACGGCCGCAATCACCTACCCCCTCCTGGTGAAGCTGTTCCCAGAGCCCCCACAGGTATTCCCCCCAACGAGGAACCCACAAACCGAGCTGGTTGGTCATCCCGTCGCCTGA
- a CDS encoding aminobutyraldehyde dehydrogenase, which yields MTRTLDLTDPATGEVFGTSPVAGQSEVDAALEAAAQAFATWRRSTPAQRQLALLKIADALEARAAEFADLEVRETGKIRSVVLEEEIPECVSALRFFAGAARHLEGTAAGEYTPGHTSVIRREPVGVCAQIAPWNYPLMMAVWKIAPALAAGNTVVLKPAETTPSTALLLASVAAEHLPPGAFTVLTGDRDTGRALVKHPITALVSITGSTRAGIDVATVAAADLKRTHLELGGNAPLLVFPDVDIAAAAEGIVGAAFYNAGQDCTAGSRVLVHDSIHDDFLAELAKTAAAQTPGVDYGPLNSAAQFARVEGLIAGLPSHARIETGGTRFGSRGFHYAPTVISGVRQDDEIVQEEIFGPVITVQSFPDEAAGVALANGVPYGLASSVWTRDLAVAARVSADLDFGCVWVNTHGPLVAEMPHGGFGHSGHGKDLSAYAFAEYTRVKHVMTRFA from the coding sequence ATGACCCGCACGCTCGACCTGACCGACCCGGCCACCGGCGAGGTGTTCGGCACCAGCCCCGTCGCCGGCCAGTCCGAAGTGGACGCGGCGCTGGAAGCGGCCGCGCAAGCGTTTGCGACCTGGCGGCGCAGCACCCCGGCGCAGCGGCAGCTGGCCCTGCTGAAGATCGCCGACGCGCTCGAAGCCCGGGCGGCCGAGTTCGCCGACCTCGAGGTGCGCGAGACGGGCAAGATCCGGTCGGTGGTGCTCGAGGAGGAGATCCCGGAGTGCGTGAGCGCCCTGCGGTTCTTCGCGGGGGCGGCACGGCACCTGGAGGGCACCGCGGCCGGCGAGTACACGCCCGGGCACACGTCGGTGATCCGCCGCGAGCCGGTCGGCGTCTGCGCGCAGATCGCGCCCTGGAACTACCCGCTGATGATGGCGGTCTGGAAGATCGCCCCGGCGCTGGCGGCGGGCAACACGGTGGTGCTGAAGCCGGCCGAGACGACCCCGTCGACGGCGCTGCTGCTGGCCTCGGTGGCCGCGGAGCACCTGCCGCCGGGGGCGTTCACGGTGCTGACCGGCGACCGCGACACCGGCCGGGCCCTGGTCAAGCACCCCATCACGGCCCTGGTCTCGATCACCGGGTCGACGCGCGCGGGCATCGACGTGGCGACGGTGGCGGCCGCCGACCTCAAGCGAACCCACCTGGAACTGGGCGGCAACGCACCCCTGCTGGTCTTCCCGGACGTCGACATCGCGGCGGCGGCGGAGGGCATCGTGGGCGCGGCGTTCTACAACGCCGGCCAGGACTGCACGGCGGGCAGCAGGGTGCTCGTCCACGACTCGATCCACGACGACTTCCTGGCGGAGCTGGCGAAGACGGCCGCGGCGCAGACACCGGGCGTCGACTACGGACCGCTCAACAGCGCGGCCCAGTTCGCCCGCGTCGAAGGCCTGATCGCCGGGCTGCCGTCCCACGCCCGGATCGAAACCGGCGGCACCCGCTTCGGTTCCCGGGGCTTCCACTACGCCCCCACGGTGATCTCGGGCGTGCGCCAGGACGACGAGATCGTCCAGGAGGAGATCTTCGGCCCGGTCATCACCGTCCAGTCCTTTCCGGACGAAGCGGCGGGCGTGGCGCTGGCCAACGGCGTCCCGTACGGACTGGCGTCGTCGGTCTGGACGCGCGACCTGGCCGTGGCCGCCCGCGTGTCGGCGGACCTGGACTTCGGCTGCGTGTGGGTGAACACACACGGGCCACTGGTGGCGGAGATGCCCCACGGCGGCTTCGGCCACTCCGGCCACGGCAAGGACCTCTCGGCGTACGCGTTCGCCGAGTACACCCGCGTCAAGCACGTGATGACGAGGTTCGCATGA
- a CDS encoding thiamine pyrophosphate-binding protein — translation MTRIGGDVVVETLRALGADTVFGLPGQHALGLFEALRRAGDLRVVSGRVENNLAFAADGHARARLAAAPDGPVPVTPLIVSTGPGALLTLASLQESRAASVPVLGISSQVPVAGLGGGRHGYLHELPDQQASFRDVVKSVHVVRRASQLPSALREAWTSAATAPYGPVWVEIPQDVLLGPAGIPPITSVSATAPPLEPLPELVTEAARLLEAAANPVILAGGGALRSGAQAELLALAEALRAPVISTFGGKGVFPWAHELSGRSWLEDWHTTEFLAAADVLLVLGSGLGELSSNYREFAPRGRVVQVEADLGKLESNYPGLGIHADVRLTLQALLEWVPMRASDGRAEAAVSELLSRVESRLDGQDLAVERKLVDDIRAALPEGTQTFWDMTIAAYWAWSAWNPEGAPIHTAQGAGGLGYGLPAALGGAAAGGPALAVSGDGGAMYGVAELATAVQHGLDVTWLIVDDGGYGVLREYLTDAFGRTTATELTRPDFVALASSFGVPAHLSSLDSVGADLAAALRTPGPSVVVLPALLKLFAPTHLEKA, via the coding sequence ATGACCCGCATCGGCGGTGACGTCGTCGTCGAGACCCTGCGGGCACTGGGCGCCGACACGGTGTTCGGGCTGCCGGGCCAGCACGCGCTGGGCCTGTTCGAGGCGCTGCGGCGCGCGGGCGACCTGCGCGTGGTCAGCGGGCGCGTCGAGAACAACCTCGCCTTCGCCGCCGACGGGCACGCCCGCGCCCGGCTCGCGGCGGCCCCGGACGGCCCGGTGCCGGTGACGCCGCTGATCGTCTCGACCGGGCCGGGCGCGTTGCTGACGCTGGCTTCGCTGCAGGAGTCCCGGGCGGCTTCGGTGCCGGTGCTGGGCATCTCCAGCCAGGTCCCGGTCGCCGGCCTCGGCGGCGGGCGGCACGGCTACCTGCACGAGCTGCCCGACCAGCAGGCGAGCTTCCGGGACGTGGTGAAGTCGGTGCACGTGGTGCGGCGGGCGAGCCAGCTCCCGTCGGCGCTGCGCGAGGCGTGGACGTCGGCGGCGACCGCGCCCTACGGCCCGGTGTGGGTCGAGATCCCCCAGGACGTGCTGCTCGGGCCGGCCGGGATCCCGCCGATCACGTCGGTGTCGGCCACTGCTCCGCCGCTGGAACCCCTTCCGGAGCTGGTCACCGAGGCCGCCCGGCTGCTCGAGGCGGCGGCGAACCCGGTGATCCTGGCCGGCGGCGGGGCCTTGCGGTCGGGCGCGCAGGCCGAGCTGCTGGCCTTGGCCGAGGCCCTGCGCGCGCCGGTGATCTCCACCTTCGGCGGCAAGGGCGTGTTCCCCTGGGCGCACGAGCTGTCCGGGCGGTCGTGGCTGGAGGACTGGCACACCACGGAGTTCCTCGCGGCCGCCGACGTGCTGCTGGTGCTCGGCTCTGGTCTCGGCGAGCTGTCCAGCAACTACCGCGAGTTCGCCCCGCGCGGCCGGGTGGTCCAGGTCGAGGCCGACCTCGGGAAGCTGGAGTCGAACTACCCGGGCCTCGGCATCCACGCCGACGTGCGGCTCACCCTGCAGGCGCTGCTGGAGTGGGTGCCGATGCGCGCGTCCGACGGCCGGGCCGAGGCCGCGGTCTCGGAGCTGCTGTCGCGGGTCGAGTCCCGATTGGACGGTCAGGACCTCGCCGTCGAGCGGAAGCTCGTGGACGACATCCGGGCGGCCCTGCCCGAGGGCACGCAGACGTTCTGGGACATGACGATCGCGGCGTACTGGGCCTGGTCGGCGTGGAACCCCGAGGGCGCGCCGATCCACACCGCGCAGGGCGCGGGCGGCCTGGGTTACGGGCTGCCGGCCGCGCTCGGCGGTGCCGCCGCCGGCGGCCCGGCACTGGCGGTGTCCGGCGACGGCGGCGCGATGTACGGCGTCGCCGAGCTGGCGACCGCGGTCCAGCACGGCCTCGACGTCACGTGGCTGATCGTCGACGACGGCGGCTACGGCGTCCTGCGCGAGTACCTGACCGACGCGTTCGGCCGGACGACGGCCACCGAGCTGACCCGGCCGGACTTCGTGGCGCTGGCGTCCTCCTTCGGCGTACCCGCCCACCTGTCTTCCCTCGACTCCGTGGGCGCGGACCTGGCCGCGGCGCTGCGCACGCCCGGGCCGTCGGTCGTCGTCCTGCCCGCCCTGCTCAAGCTGTTCGCGCCGACCCACCTGGAGAAGGCATGA
- the speB gene encoding agmatinase: MPNIGPLDSSRVPRFAGFATFARLPRIDQVERADVAVVGVPFDSGVSYRPGARFGPAAVREASRLLRPYHPELDVSPFEEKQVVDAGDIAVNPFNIGEAIETLQQEAEALQADGTRLVTVGGDHTIALPLLRAAAKKHGPVALLHFDAHLDTWDTYFGEPYTHGTPFRRASEEGILDTSALSHVGTRGPLYGKRDLEEDRRLGFGIVTSGDVMRRGVAETVDALRQRIGDRPLYVSVDIDVLDPAHAPGTGTPEAGGMTSRELLEILRGLRDLNLVGADVVELAPAYDHAEITAIAASHVAYDLVSLLALGKGE; this comes from the coding sequence GTGCCTAACATCGGACCCCTCGACTCGTCGCGCGTCCCCCGGTTCGCCGGGTTCGCGACCTTCGCGCGGCTGCCGCGGATCGACCAGGTCGAGCGCGCCGACGTCGCCGTCGTCGGGGTGCCCTTCGACTCCGGCGTGTCCTACCGGCCCGGCGCGCGGTTCGGCCCGGCCGCGGTGCGCGAGGCGAGCCGGCTGCTGCGGCCGTACCACCCGGAGCTGGACGTCTCGCCGTTCGAGGAGAAGCAGGTCGTCGACGCCGGGGACATCGCGGTCAACCCGTTCAACATCGGCGAGGCGATCGAGACGCTGCAGCAGGAAGCCGAAGCGCTGCAGGCGGACGGGACGCGGCTGGTCACCGTCGGCGGCGACCACACCATTGCGCTGCCGCTGCTGCGCGCGGCGGCGAAGAAGCACGGACCCGTTGCCCTGCTGCACTTCGACGCGCACCTCGACACCTGGGACACCTACTTCGGCGAGCCGTACACCCACGGCACCCCGTTCCGGCGGGCGTCGGAGGAAGGGATCCTCGACACGAGCGCGCTGTCGCACGTCGGCACGCGCGGGCCGCTGTACGGCAAGCGCGACCTCGAAGAAGACCGGCGGCTCGGGTTCGGCATCGTCACCTCCGGCGACGTCATGCGCCGCGGGGTCGCCGAGACCGTCGACGCACTGCGGCAGCGCATCGGCGATCGCCCGCTGTACGTCTCGGTCGACATCGACGTGCTCGACCCGGCCCACGCGCCCGGCACCGGCACCCCCGAAGCGGGCGGGATGACCAGCCGCGAGCTGCTGGAGATCCTGCGCGGGCTGCGCGACCTCAACCTGGTCGGCGCGGACGTCGTCGAGCTGGCCCCGGCCTACGACCACGCGGAGATCACCGCCATCGCGGCCTCCCACGTCGCCTACGACCTGGTGAGCCTGCTGGCACTGGGGAAGGGCGAATGA
- a CDS encoding sodium:solute symporter: protein MTGDYAVIALYIAGMLGVGWYGLKLAKTKSDYLVAGRRLGWFMYSGTMSAVVLGGASTVGGVKLGYKFGISGMWLVVSIGVGILVLHALFARRLVRLKVYTVGEMLDLRYGGRTSAVSGVVMWGYTLMLTVTSTLAFATIFKVLFDLPNWAGIAIGGSIVVLYSVLGGMWSITLTDIAQFVIKTIGILAILLPVAISSAGGFSGMSEKLDASFFSFTSIGTDTIITYFVIYTFGLLIGQDIWQRVFTARTPAIATSGGITSGVYCLVYGLAGALIGTAAHALYPDIASAQDAFATIVERLLPTGVRGLVLAAALSAMMSTASGALIACSTTTTSDLLTKLGLKKGGEVSRNRLATLLLGLLAIGIAMVVDDVVNALTIAYDILVGGLLVAIVGALFWKRGTRQGAYASMVAGTLSVIAFMIIDGVDANTPIYWGLGASLVVYLAVSLATPRTSETILSVWTDRLSGREAPIETREQEPTSA, encoded by the coding sequence GTGACCGGCGACTACGCAGTGATCGCGCTGTACATCGCGGGCATGCTCGGGGTCGGCTGGTACGGCCTCAAGCTCGCCAAGACGAAGTCCGACTACCTGGTCGCCGGGCGGCGGCTGGGCTGGTTCATGTACTCCGGCACGATGTCGGCCGTCGTCCTCGGCGGCGCGTCCACCGTCGGCGGCGTGAAGCTCGGCTACAAGTTCGGCATCTCCGGCATGTGGCTGGTGGTCAGCATCGGCGTCGGCATCCTGGTGCTGCACGCGCTGTTCGCGCGGCGGCTGGTGCGGCTGAAGGTCTACACCGTCGGCGAGATGCTCGACCTGCGCTACGGCGGCCGCACCAGCGCGGTGTCCGGCGTCGTGATGTGGGGCTACACGCTGATGCTCACGGTGACCTCGACGCTGGCCTTCGCGACCATCTTCAAGGTGCTGTTCGACCTGCCGAACTGGGCCGGGATCGCGATCGGCGGCTCGATCGTGGTGCTCTACTCGGTGCTCGGCGGCATGTGGTCGATCACGCTGACCGACATCGCCCAGTTCGTCATCAAGACCATCGGCATCCTGGCCATCCTGCTGCCGGTCGCGATCAGCTCGGCCGGCGGCTTCAGCGGGATGAGCGAAAAGCTGGACGCGAGCTTCTTCAGCTTCACCTCGATCGGCACCGACACGATCATCACCTACTTCGTCATCTACACCTTCGGCCTGCTCATCGGCCAGGACATCTGGCAGCGCGTGTTCACCGCCCGCACCCCGGCGATCGCGACGTCCGGCGGCATCACCTCCGGCGTCTACTGCCTGGTCTACGGCCTGGCCGGCGCCCTGATCGGCACCGCCGCGCACGCGCTCTACCCGGACATCGCCAGCGCGCAGGACGCGTTCGCGACGATCGTCGAGCGCCTCCTGCCGACCGGTGTCCGCGGCCTGGTCCTGGCCGCCGCGCTCTCGGCGATGATGTCGACGGCCAGCGGCGCGCTGATCGCCTGCTCCACCACCACGACCTCGGACCTGCTCACCAAGCTGGGCCTGAAGAAGGGCGGCGAGGTCAGCCGCAACCGGCTCGCCACGCTGCTGCTCGGCCTGCTGGCCATCGGCATCGCGATGGTGGTCGACGACGTCGTCAACGCGCTCACCATCGCCTACGACATCCTGGTCGGCGGCCTGCTGGTGGCGATCGTCGGCGCGCTGTTCTGGAAGCGCGGCACCCGGCAGGGCGCGTACGCGTCGATGGTGGCCGGCACGCTCTCGGTGATCGCGTTCATGATCATCGACGGCGTGGACGCCAACACCCCGATCTACTGGGGCCTCGGCGCGAGCCTGGTCGTCTACCTCGCCGTCAGCCTGGCCACGCCCCGCACCTCCGAGACCATCCTTTCCGTCTGGACCGACCGCCTGAGCGGCCGGGAAGCACCCATCGAAACCCGGGAACAGGAGCCCACCAGTGCCTAA
- a CDS encoding PucR family transcriptional regulator has product MVGNRELALEVVGETLRPGALDLPVRWAHVSELQDPAPYLVGGELILTAGVNLPERIDRYVRGLRDAGVTALGFGLTPNVHETLPESLRRACARRGLPLVVVPPRTPFLAINRAVSVALTEAGQRDQRRITAARETLTRAAGGGLGELTSALAAVLRSWVALVGAGDVLAAAHDAPAPLPPEVRELMATVRAGSGIRSATTETGGGFVVVQPVYPQATASHLVVVGRSRRLAGADRAILAVGAALLGLVGRAGSDAAELGAATTGLLLGSASSAEVARSLLGSEVVRLVAGAAYRRGPDEVAQRPDWLRARLDTPLVSVSPGRFVAIAGSAPPLAVLEDLRGHGWLAAVGSPAPAGQPSDGEVDLLLARARALGRPVVAGDSPLDLDAWVDPGASREFAARALEPLVALDEAGDRSLVLTLRTWLAHHGGWEPTATELGVHRNSVRHRIAQVEKALGVDLGDPEVRMRLWFALRWVALHP; this is encoded by the coding sequence GTGGTCGGCAACCGGGAGCTCGCGCTCGAGGTCGTCGGCGAGACACTGCGGCCGGGCGCGCTGGACCTGCCGGTCCGCTGGGCCCACGTCAGCGAGCTGCAGGACCCCGCGCCCTACCTGGTCGGCGGCGAGCTGATCCTCACCGCGGGCGTCAACCTGCCCGAGCGGATCGACCGGTACGTGCGCGGGCTGCGGGACGCCGGCGTGACGGCGCTGGGCTTCGGGCTCACCCCGAACGTGCACGAAACGCTGCCGGAGTCCCTGCGCCGGGCCTGCGCGCGCCGCGGGTTGCCGCTGGTGGTCGTGCCGCCGCGGACGCCGTTCCTGGCCATCAACCGCGCGGTGTCGGTCGCGTTGACCGAGGCCGGGCAGCGCGACCAGCGCCGGATCACCGCGGCCCGCGAGACGCTGACGCGGGCGGCGGGTGGCGGGCTCGGCGAGCTGACGTCGGCGCTGGCGGCGGTGCTGCGGTCCTGGGTCGCGCTGGTCGGCGCCGGGGACGTGCTGGCCGCGGCGCACGACGCGCCGGCGCCGCTGCCGCCGGAGGTGCGGGAACTGATGGCGACCGTGCGGGCGGGCAGCGGAATCCGGAGCGCGACGACCGAGACCGGCGGTGGGTTCGTCGTCGTCCAGCCGGTGTACCCGCAGGCCACCGCGTCGCACCTGGTGGTCGTCGGCCGGTCCCGGCGGCTGGCGGGGGCCGACCGGGCGATCCTCGCCGTCGGCGCGGCCCTGCTCGGCCTGGTCGGCCGCGCGGGCTCGGACGCGGCCGAGCTGGGCGCGGCCACCACCGGCCTGCTGCTCGGGAGCGCGTCTTCGGCGGAAGTGGCCCGGTCGCTGCTGGGGTCGGAGGTGGTCCGGCTGGTCGCCGGGGCGGCGTACCGGCGGGGCCCGGACGAGGTGGCCCAGCGCCCGGACTGGCTGCGGGCGCGGCTGGACACGCCGCTGGTTTCGGTGTCACCCGGGCGGTTCGTGGCCATCGCGGGGTCCGCGCCGCCGCTCGCGGTGCTGGAGGACCTGCGCGGGCACGGGTGGCTGGCGGCCGTGGGCTCGCCGGCCCCGGCCGGGCAGCCGTCGGACGGCGAGGTCGACCTGCTGCTCGCACGGGCGCGGGCGCTGGGCCGCCCGGTGGTCGCCGGGGACTCGCCGCTGGACCTCGACGCGTGGGTGGACCCGGGCGCCTCCCGGGAGTTCGCGGCCAGGGCGCTGGAGCCGCTGGTGGCCCTCGACGAGGCCGGCGACCGGTCGCTCGTGCTGACCCTGCGGACGTGGCTGGCCCACCACGGCGGGTGGGAACCGACGGCGACGGAGCTGGGCGTGCACCGCAACAGCGTCCGGCACCGGATCGCGCAGGTGGAGAAGGCACTGGGGGTGGATCTGGGCGACCCGGAGGTCCGGATGCGACTGTGGTTCGCCCTCCGGTGGGTGGCCCTGCATCCTTAA
- a CDS encoding response regulator transcription factor translates to MRVLVVEDEEPLADAIARGLRREGMAVDVALTGDDGHEKAAVTRYDVVLLDRDLPGMSGDELCREIVASGELTRVLMLTASSSVSDRVDGLSLGADDYLAKPFAFPELVARVRALGRRATPAAPPLLTAGDVELDPAKRTVRRASGPVELTRKEFGVLEVLLQAAGSVVSSEELLERVWDENADPFTTTVRVTVMTLRKKLGEPGIIETVVGSGYRVPEPGASRA, encoded by the coding sequence GTGCGAGTTTTGGTAGTCGAGGACGAAGAACCCCTGGCCGACGCGATCGCCCGCGGGCTGCGCCGTGAGGGGATGGCCGTGGACGTCGCGCTCACCGGCGACGACGGGCACGAGAAGGCCGCCGTCACCCGGTACGACGTCGTGCTGCTGGACCGGGACCTCCCCGGGATGTCCGGTGACGAGCTGTGCCGGGAGATCGTCGCGTCCGGGGAGCTGACCCGGGTGCTGATGCTCACCGCGAGCAGTTCGGTGTCCGACCGCGTGGACGGGCTGTCGCTGGGTGCCGACGACTACCTCGCCAAGCCGTTCGCCTTCCCCGAGCTCGTCGCGCGGGTGCGGGCGCTGGGCCGTCGCGCCACGCCGGCCGCGCCGCCGCTGCTGACCGCCGGCGACGTCGAACTGGACCCGGCCAAGCGCACGGTCCGCCGCGCGAGCGGGCCGGTCGAGCTGACGCGCAAGGAGTTCGGCGTCCTCGAGGTGCTGCTGCAGGCCGCCGGATCCGTGGTCAGCAGCGAGGAACTGCTGGAACGCGTCTGGGACGAGAACGCCGACCCGTTCACCACGACCGTCCGGGTCACCGTGATGACGCTGCGGAAGAAGCTCGGCGAGCCGGGGATCATCGAGACCGTCGTCGGTTCCGGGTACCGGGTGCCGGAGCCCGGCGCTTCCCGCGCGTGA